Proteins co-encoded in one Leptodactylus fuscus isolate aLepFus1 chromosome 4, aLepFus1.hap2, whole genome shotgun sequence genomic window:
- the FBXO43 gene encoding F-box only protein 43, with protein sequence MEESCEPGCWSFLHGLKVYRRKKSEMSYKRSVLDSPAVHQDSYIAGAKKLVGYRNCLMYVSQDSGYNESLKASSPDSGENSSDSLESGTPSQDFENSENVDPTLGCSPICEIFSERGARTKLNSYTPEIYETPRVAKKDFSLRRRLLLSKATSGGNLDFDTSDASVEILGEKTVKRIPSFEAHLSTNFVDSPKDDAYKPIATSTLKPEGDSNTSCKKWRLSFAQQRSSTLDDSKGDTGHFPEVENLSPVQHSTESTDDSVLSVNEESIAELHATPIRNVISDAKEAFQTPISNLAANFRFSLCTPTGTVATDLENSITEDSAFHSLSLDKSQDSLTDHEGSFQELIQKQKETPKSTHNKNRLRKLERCKRLSTLRERGSQSEVEEESKETNILSSSYKSKVIRNSVTEESEFSFDDSANYPLLKVEDLTGTPALRVVREMVVRSARKRAQRATMQELLGSLDCSDVLEDDLTRLIGRKMGLEQLDILSELKCRNLKHIIAFIFKILNVESICSVWKVSNEWREMVNQDKDAYNRRKLFLKKLSVESEQGWIFSSEDAATRLNLLNRSALKSVQAQSKSVFYTPTSSGFMTPKASALLPQSASKQQEYVKIAKTLFTDEALKPCPQCQYPAKYQPLKKRGKCSRKDCGFDFCVLCLCAFHGSKECRSGSGKRVHKKDVIPGSAQSKRNLRRL encoded by the exons GTTTACAGAAGAAAGAAATCCGAAATGTCTTACAAAAGATCAGTTTTAGACAGTCCTGCAGTGCATCAAGACAGTTATATAGCCGGTGCAAAGAAGCTTGTTGGCTACAGAAACTGCCTCATGTATGTATCTCAAGACAGTGGATACAATGAATCCCTGAAGGCATCCAGTCCAGACTCTGGTGAAAATAGCAGTGATTCTTTAGAAAGTGGAACTCCATCACAAGACTTTGAAAATTCAGAAAATGTGGATCCTACTTTGGGATGTTCTCCTATATGTGAAATCTTCTCGGAGCGTGGAGCTCGCACAAAGCTCAATAGTTACACTCCAGAAATATACGAAACCCCACGAGTTGCTAAAAAAGACTTCTCTTTGCGACGCAGGCTTCTTCTTTCTAAGGCAACGTCTGGTGGAAATTTGGATTTTGACACTTCAGACGCTTCAGTTGAAATTTTAGGAGAAAAAACTGTTAAAAGAATTCCTAGTTTCGAGGCACACCTTTCCACCAATTTTGTTGACTCCCCCAAAGATGACGCCTACAAACCAATAGCAACAAGCACTTTAAAACCCGAAGGGGACTCTAACACGTCATGTAAAAAGTGGAGACTTTCTTTTGCTCAGCAGAGGAGTTCGACTTTAGATGACTCTAAAGGTGACACTGGTCATTTTCCAGAAGTAGAGAACCTATCTCCAGTTCAGCACTCTACAGAGTCAACTGATGATAGTGTTCTAAGTGTAAATGAAGAAAGCATTGCCGAATTGCATGCCACACCTATTCGCAACGTAATCTCAGATGCTAAAGAAGCGTTTCAGACTCCTATTAGTAACCTTGCTGCAAATTTTCGCTTTAGTTTATGTACCCCGACTGGCACTGTGGCAACAGACCTTGAAAACTCCATAACCGAGGACAGCGCTTTTCATTCGctcagtcttgataaatcccaAGACTCTCTAACCGATCATGAAGGCTCTTTCCAAGAGCTTATTCAGAAGCAAAAAGAAACCCCCAAATCCACTCATAATAAAAACCGCTTGCGAAAACTGGAACGATGTAAGAGATTGTCAACCCTGCGTGAGCGAGGCTCGCAGTCGGAAGTCGAGGAGGAATCTAAGGAAACTAATATCCTGAGTTCATCGTACAAATCAAAAGTGATAAGGAACTCTGTCACCGAGGAAAGCGAATTCAGTTTTGACGACAGCGCAAACTATCCTCTCTTAAAAGTTGAGGATTTAACAGGCACGCCTGCCCTGCGGGTGGTTCGTGAAATGGTGGTAAGAAGCGCCCGGAAAAGGGCTCAACGGGCTACAATGCAGGAACTTTTGGGTAGTTTGGATTGTTCAGATGTGTTGGAGGATGATTTGACGAGACTCATTGGCAGGAAGATGGGCTTGGAACAACTAGATATTTTATCGGAGTTAAAATGCAGAAATCTGAAGCATATAATTGCATTTATATTTAAAATCTTGAATGTGGAAAGTATTTGCAG TGTTTGGAAAGTCAGTAATGAATGGCGTGAAATGGTGAACCAAGATAAAGATGCTTATAACAGGAGAAAATTGTTCTTGAAAAAGCTAAGCGTTGAATCGGAG CAAGGATGGATCTTCTCCTCTGAAGATGCTGCAACCAGATTAAATCTCCTTAACAGATCTGCTCTGAAATCTGTTCAAGCACAATCCAAGTCTGTATTTTATACCCCAACTTCAAGTGGATTTATGACTCCAAAAGCCTCTGCACTCCTTCCTCAGTCTGCAAGCAAACAACAAGAATATGTTAAG ATTGCAAAAACTTTATTCACAGATGAAGCCTTGAAACCCTGTCCACAGTGTCAGTACCCCGCAAAGTATCAGCCGCTTAAGAAGCGAGGCAAGTGCAGCAGAAAAGACTGTGGCTTTGACTTTTGTGTTCTTTGCTTGTGCGCCTTTCATGGCTCTAAGGAATGTCGCAGTGGATCAGGAAAGCGCGTACACAAAAAGGATGTCATACCTGGAAGTGCCCAGAGCAAGCGCAACTTGAGAAGGctctaa